One Osmerus eperlanus chromosome 2, fOsmEpe2.1, whole genome shotgun sequence genomic window, CTCCTTTCACAGAATATATCCCTGTTACTTCACTGCTAAATGTTCTGATGTGTCAACTGGACAGAAAGATCCGGGCAACCAATCACAGgggttggggatggagggaggtccgACAGAAGGTGAGTTAGCACTGTTACTGATTGGCTGCTTCACAAGCATCAATCCAATCACTGTAGACATCCACTGGTTCTGATAAGTCTGGAGGGACAGGTTAAGGACATGATCGAAACACAATTTGGGTACAGAGACAGTCAATTAAAAAAAGTGTGTATTTTGACTTCAACAACCGTTTTGTATCATATGGGACAATGAACAGTATATTTCATTCACTTTAACAATTTAAAGTCTGATGTTCTTGAAAAGGATACAAGTTATGGGAGTTTGAAATTCTTCCAAGCACACAGTGCAGGATATGATCCCTGTGTTTCGAGTGCGCTCCCTGTAAGACAAGAAAGTGTCAAAACATTGCTCTATCAACACGCTATGAACCCACTTTATACAGCCCACTAACAAAACAGGTCTTTTACAGAACACCAAGACCGTTTCACAGACTACTGAACTTACATTTTGACATCACAGGACTTCTCGTGATTACAGAAGGGGCAGGTGAACTGGGTGTCCAAGTTCCCCGTCAGCTTCTTTCTGGGTGGCGGCTTTCTCTTTGACTTGCGGCGTCCCATTTCCAATCTGTAGCAAACCAACTGTTTACTGTCTGGCTTACATTTAGTTTTACACACGTTTTCTTTGCTGATGGGTTGGAATCATGATGCTGCAACAACAAACATAACAAGGCTACCGAAATTATAGCTGTAGTTCCAAATAACATGTATGTTATGATAAAATTATtatgtgatgctgtttaaccTGTCTCACAGGCAGTACTAGCCTACTGCGCAAGCACGGCACGAATAAATGGAACTAAGCATCCTAGCAatagtctcctctcctccagctctcacacGGATCAGAAATCACACATTTGCACGATATATCCAAACGTAGTAATATCATCCATAAAGTTAAGAGTGGGCATATTCTTAAGAGGCCACAAACAATGATGACGATGCATTAACAGACAAGAAGATACCTGAACACTCCGTTGCTTAGAAAGCTAGCTAGGTTGCTAAACTTAGCCTGTACGCACAATAGAGCGCGCGACAAGCTGGCTAGCGGGAGGTTGGCGAGGTTAACATGAGATGCGATCCCTTTTGCGAAGGAGAAATATACTTTATTATTGTCCTAAATATGTGAGTAATAATCAAACAGGTTATCCTTGAATACATTGTTACTCTAACGTATGGAATGAAGCATT contains:
- the elof1 gene encoding transcription elongation factor 1 homolog isoform X2, which codes for MGRRKSKRKPPPRKKLTGNLDTQFTCPFCNHEKSCDVKMERTRNTGIISCTVCLEEFQTPITYLSEPVDVYSDWIDACEAANQ